One window from the genome of Bacilli bacterium encodes:
- the rpmA gene encoding 50S ribosomal protein L27 encodes MFEMNLQLFASKKGVGSTKNGRDSAGRRLGAKKADGQFATAGSIIYRQRGTKIYPGVNAKKGGDDTIFATIDGIVKYERVGKDKKQVSVYAVEAK; translated from the coding sequence ATGTTTGAAATGAATCTTCAACTCTTCGCTTCGAAGAAGGGTGTTGGATCAACTAAAAACGGACGTGACTCAGCCGGTCGTCGTTTAGGCGCCAAAAAAGCTGATGGCCAATTTGCAACTGCCGGCTCAATCATTTATCGCCAAAGAGGAACCAAGATTTATCCTGGGGTTAACGCTAAAAAAGGCGGCGATGATACAATCTTTGCTACCATTGATGGTATCGTCAAATATGAACGGGTTGGAAAAGACAAAAAGCAAGTTTCCGTCTATGCCGTTGAAGCCAAATAA
- a CDS encoding ribosomal-processing cysteine protease Prp, with protein sequence MIRVNAHFIDNRINYIEITGHAGSAEYGHDLVCAGVSAIAIGCLNSLNKPDSYQIVVEEGYVRVKEKSIPESHDVIVLETMYRALKSVAKNEADYVKVRKRKVKGSATQ encoded by the coding sequence ATGATTCGTGTGAACGCCCACTTTATTGACAATCGGATTAATTACATCGAAATTACCGGCCATGCTGGTAGTGCCGAGTATGGTCATGATTTGGTTTGTGCGGGTGTCAGTGCTATTGCAATCGGTTGCCTCAACAGTTTGAATAAACCTGATAGTTATCAAATTGTTGTTGAGGAGGGGTATGTTCGCGTTAAAGAGAAATCTATCCCTGAATCTCACGATGTAATCGTACTTGAAACAATGTATCGGGCGCTAAAAAGTGTCGCCAAAAATGAAGCAGACTATGTGAAAGTAAGAAAAAGAAAAGTGAAAGGAAGTGCAACACAATGA
- the rplU gene encoding 50S ribosomal protein L21, whose protein sequence is MYAILETGGKQVKVEVGQKIYVEKIDAEVGSAYTFDKVLLVNDKAVKIGAPYVKGATVTAKVEKHGLSKKIIVFKYKSKANYKRTYGHRQPYTCLSIEAINE, encoded by the coding sequence ATGTACGCAATTCTTGAAACTGGCGGAAAGCAAGTCAAAGTTGAAGTTGGCCAAAAAATTTACGTTGAAAAAATCGACGCGGAAGTTGGTTCAGCTTATACCTTTGATAAAGTTCTTCTTGTCAACGATAAGGCCGTTAAAATCGGTGCTCCCTACGTTAAAGGAGCCACAGTTACGGCTAAAGTCGAAAAACATGGTCTTAGCAAAAAGATTATCGTCTTCAAGTACAAATCGAAAGCTAACTACAAGCGGACTTATGGACACCGGCAACCTTATACTTGCCTATCCATTGAAGCCATCAATGAGTAA
- the radC gene encoding DNA repair protein RadC, which translates to MRICEMVTSERPREKAIALGIERLSEVELLALLIGSGTSGLNSLECASKLLYMKGGLPGLAKIKQPIDIKVEGIGRARSLIIIAAIELANRLAAVPQKSYLPVWHSETIFNRYRHRFSATNEKLMILYFSRQKEQLGEDDVYLGTGKGFGIDLRDIFARVLRANAYYFILIHNHPSGSLKPSRDDVITTSEVRSQAPTLGIQLLDHIILTDQGYFSFSQNGWADGLFK; encoded by the coding sequence ATGCGTATCTGCGAAATGGTAACGAGCGAAAGGCCACGCGAAAAGGCTATTGCTTTAGGTATTGAGCGTTTAAGTGAGGTGGAACTATTAGCGCTTCTTATCGGAAGTGGAACTAGTGGTTTGAATTCTCTAGAATGCGCATCAAAGCTTCTATATATGAAGGGCGGGTTGCCTGGCTTAGCTAAAATAAAGCAGCCGATTGATATTAAAGTTGAAGGGATTGGTCGGGCGCGATCGTTGATAATTATAGCGGCCATTGAGTTAGCCAATCGCCTGGCGGCCGTTCCGCAAAAATCATATTTACCAGTTTGGCATTCAGAAACCATTTTTAATCGCTACCGGCATCGTTTTAGCGCTACTAACGAAAAACTTATGATCTTATATTTTTCACGCCAAAAAGAACAGTTGGGCGAAGACGACGTCTACCTGGGAACAGGCAAGGGATTTGGTATCGATCTTCGGGATATTTTTGCCCGGGTTTTACGGGCCAATGCCTATTACTTTATCTTGATTCATAATCATCCCTCAGGGAGCTTAAAACCTTCGCGCGATGACGTGATTACCACAAGTGAAGTAAGATCTCAGGCTCCTACCCTAGGGATTCAACTTTTAGATCACATTATTCTTACTGATCAAGGATATTTTTCCTTTTCGCAAAACGGTTGGGCTGACGGCTTATTTAAATAA
- a CDS encoding valine--tRNA ligase — METRYNPQLVEKDKYQFWLNNNYFVAGQDKSKPAFSMVIPPPNVTGILHLGHAWDNTIQDIIARYKRAQGYDVLWVPGMDHAGIATQAKVDARLQSEGTNRFAIGREKFLEAAWKWKAEYADTIRQQWAKMGLALDYSRERFTLDDGLNRAVRKVFVTLYNEGLIYRGEKIINWDPKFKTALSNIEVIYRDDPGKFYYFKYNLVASSDFLVVATTRPETMFGDVCLVVNPKDKRFSKYINQKAINPANGAILPIIADEYVDISFGTGVMKCTPAHDPNDFIIGEKYHFPHPIVMHPDGTMNELAGPYNGMDRFVCREQLVAKIQSDGNLVKIEDIIHPVGHSERSDAVIEPYLSKQWFVKMRPLAEASLANQKTEQAVKFIPDRFARTFAQWMENAEDWCISRQLWWGHQIPAYYNKVTGEVLVSEEEPKNIDEYIQDEDVLDTWFSSALWPFSTLGWPDDTDDYKRYFPLDVMSNGYDIIFFWVSRMIFQSLHFTAKIPFKVSVLHGLIRDAEGRKMSKSLGNGINPMDVINKYGADALRYFLATGSTPGQDTRFIEEKVQSSGNYLNKIWNAARYILLNISEDFVPQSIDINSLNPLDLWLYAKLNATIKNVTEYMDKYEFGIASTHLYNFVYDDFCSWYLEMSKVTLQDENMSNTTTLNLLYHSIKSILMMIYPFTPFIAEEIYQSLPGHKHSIMEEEYPQSIVVNNAEKYIHDVDIIIKMISDIRSFKKENDLAPNAHINVFFRHPEFDLFPYYPYLKRFGFIDEITISNQNHPELRSYFYGSAVMTIDAVIDQTAIITKLKEEINFYQSEIARSEGMLNNSNFVKKAPVAKVENERQKVDSNRKLLAQAEAKLKLIIK, encoded by the coding sequence ATGGAAACACGTTATAATCCCCAGTTAGTGGAGAAAGACAAATATCAGTTTTGGTTAAATAACAATTATTTTGTCGCTGGACAGGATAAGTCAAAGCCCGCCTTTTCCATGGTCATACCTCCCCCCAATGTGACGGGAATTCTTCATCTTGGACATGCCTGGGATAACACTATTCAAGATATTATTGCGCGCTATAAGCGCGCTCAAGGATATGATGTTTTGTGGGTGCCTGGCATGGATCATGCCGGAATTGCTACGCAAGCCAAGGTGGATGCCAGACTTCAAAGCGAAGGAACCAATCGTTTTGCGATTGGACGGGAAAAGTTTCTTGAAGCCGCCTGGAAATGGAAGGCGGAATATGCCGATACTATTCGTCAACAATGGGCAAAAATGGGCTTGGCTTTAGATTATTCGCGAGAACGCTTTACTCTTGACGACGGGCTAAATCGGGCGGTGAGAAAAGTTTTTGTTACCTTATATAATGAAGGCCTTATCTATCGGGGCGAAAAAATTATAAATTGGGACCCGAAGTTTAAAACCGCCTTATCCAATATTGAAGTTATATACCGAGATGATCCAGGAAAGTTTTACTATTTCAAATATAATTTAGTCGCTAGTTCGGATTTTCTTGTGGTGGCGACAACTCGTCCTGAAACAATGTTTGGCGACGTATGTCTAGTGGTGAATCCAAAAGACAAACGTTTCAGCAAATATATTAATCAAAAGGCAATTAATCCTGCAAATGGGGCAATATTGCCGATTATTGCGGACGAATATGTAGATATAAGTTTTGGTACTGGAGTAATGAAATGTACGCCTGCGCATGATCCAAACGATTTTATTATCGGTGAAAAATATCATTTTCCGCATCCAATAGTTATGCATCCTGATGGAACGATGAATGAATTAGCCGGACCTTATAATGGAATGGATCGGTTTGTCTGCCGGGAGCAATTAGTTGCAAAAATTCAAAGTGATGGCAATTTAGTAAAAATAGAAGACATCATTCATCCCGTAGGTCACTCAGAAAGGTCAGATGCGGTTATTGAACCTTATCTTAGCAAACAATGGTTTGTAAAAATGCGTCCTTTAGCGGAGGCTTCACTGGCCAATCAAAAGACCGAGCAAGCAGTTAAGTTTATTCCTGACCGCTTTGCTAGAACTTTTGCCCAATGGATGGAGAATGCTGAGGATTGGTGCATTTCGCGGCAATTATGGTGGGGACATCAAATCCCAGCTTATTATAATAAAGTAACTGGCGAAGTTTTAGTGAGTGAAGAAGAACCAAAGAATATTGATGAATATATTCAAGATGAAGATGTGCTGGATACGTGGTTTAGTAGTGCCCTTTGGCCATTTTCAACTCTTGGTTGGCCTGATGATACCGATGATTATAAACGGTATTTTCCACTGGATGTAATGTCCAATGGCTATGACATAATATTCTTTTGGGTTTCGAGAATGATCTTTCAAAGTTTGCATTTTACCGCGAAGATTCCGTTTAAAGTATCAGTGTTGCATGGTCTTATTCGGGATGCGGAAGGAAGAAAAATGTCTAAATCGCTCGGTAATGGCATCAATCCAATGGATGTCATCAATAAATATGGCGCTGATGCCTTACGTTATTTCCTAGCTACCGGCTCCACTCCCGGACAGGATACACGCTTCATCGAGGAGAAGGTTCAAAGCAGCGGCAACTACTTAAATAAAATTTGGAATGCTGCCCGATACATATTATTAAATATTTCCGAGGATTTTGTTCCTCAGTCAATTGATATCAATAGCCTAAACCCACTCGATTTGTGGTTATATGCGAAACTTAATGCCACAATAAAAAATGTTACTGAGTACATGGACAAGTATGAGTTTGGAATTGCTTCAACTCATTTGTATAACTTTGTCTATGATGATTTTTGCTCTTGGTATTTAGAGATGAGTAAAGTTACACTTCAAGATGAAAATATGTCAAACACGACAACGCTAAATCTTTTGTATCATTCAATTAAATCCATTTTGATGATGATTTACCCATTCACTCCCTTTATTGCCGAAGAAATTTATCAAAGCCTCCCAGGGCATAAACATAGCATTATGGAAGAAGAATATCCTCAGTCCATAGTTGTTAATAATGCCGAAAAGTACATTCATGACGTCGATATAATAATTAAAATGATTTCCGATATCCGCTCCTTTAAAAAGGAAAATGATTTGGCACCCAATGCGCACATAAATGTTTTTTTCCGTCATCCAGAATTTGATTTGTTTCCTTATTATCCTTATTTAAAAAGATTTGGATTTATTGATGAAATTACGATAAGTAATCAGAATCATCCCGAGCTTAGATCATATTTTTACGGATCGGCGGTCATGACGATTGATGCCGTTATTGATCAAACGGCAATTATCACTAAACTAAAGGAAGAAATTAATTTTTATCAAAGTGAAATTGCGCGATCGGAAGGAATGTTAAATAATTCTAACTTTGTAAAGAAAGCTCCTGTCGCTAAGGTGGAAAACGAACGACAAAAAGTTGATTCTAACCGCAAACTTCTTGCACAAGCAGAAGCAAAATTAAAACTAATAATTAAATAA